The genomic interval AGGGAGAACAGCACGGAGGTGACGAAAAAGCCCTCGTTGACCTCATGCTTGCGCACCGAGGCGAACACCACTTCCCAGAAGCCGCCGACGATGAAGGTCACCGCATAGATCGGCAGGAAGTAGGCCGCCCCCTGGACGAAGCAGTCCCACAGGCTGTTCGGATCGAATCCGGCCAGGGCCCCGGTTAGGGCAAAGCGCCAACCGTCCTGGGCCGCCAGCAGCTCGGGGCTCTTGGCGAAAATCAGGTTGGCTTGGTAGCCGGTGTTCCACATGCCGAAGAACATCGCCGGGAAGGTGCAGAGCCAGACCAGGATCATCATCCGCTTGAGGTCGATGCCATCGCGCACGTGGGCGGTGGTCTTGGTCACGCTGCCCGGACGATAGAGAAAGGTGTCGACCGCCTCATACAGGGCGTACCACTTCTCCAGCTTGCCGCCCTTTTCGAAGTTGTGCTCGATCTTGTCGAGAAACGCTCGGATTCCCATCAATCAACCCTCCTTCTCGATGCGGGTGAGGTTGTCCCGGAGAATCGGGCCGTACTCGTACTTGCCGGCACAGACATAACTGCACAGAGCCAGGTCCTCTTCATCCAGCTCCAGCGCACCGAGCTTTTGCGCCATCTCGGTATCGCCAACGATCAGGCTGCGCAGCAGCTGCGTCGGCAGGATATCCAGCGGCATCACCGCCTCGTAGTTGCCGACCGGCACCATGGCGCGCGGGCTGCCGTTGGTGGTGGTGGAAAAAGCGAAACGCTTTTCCTCCATCAGCTTGGAGACGAACACGTTGAGCACCGAATGCTTGTCCGTACCGGCACGCAGGTAGTGCAGCATCTCTCGCTCGTCGCCCTCTTTAAGGCAGGACACCTGCAGGTGATAACGGCCGAGATAGGCAAAGGCGCCGTGGGCACTGCGGCCACCCAGCAACGAGCCGGACACCACGCGGTTGTAGCCGGGCTGCAGCTCGCCGGCGGTCAGCTCATCGAGATTGGCACCCAGCCGGGTACGCAGCAGACGCGGGCGCTCGACCACGGGGCCGCCCAGGGCAACGACACGCTCGACCCACAGACGACCGCTGGTGAACAGCTTGCCGACGGCGATCACATCCTGGTAATTGATGGTCCAGACACACTTGCTGGCACTGACCGGATCGAGGAAATGGATATGGGTCCCCGCCAGACCGGCCGGATGCGGACCGGCGAAGGACTCGGCCTGAACCTTGGTCAGTTGCTCGCCAGGCAAGGCAGTGCGATCGGCCTTGCACAGGTAGACCTTGGCCAGATTGCCGAGCACCTTGAGACCGCTCTCGAAGTCCGCCGCCTGCTCGGCGATGATCACAGCCGGATTCGCCGCCAGCGGATTGGTGTCGATGGCGGTGACGAAGATCGAGCTGGGCGTCGAGTCGACCGCCGGCACGCGACTGAACGGCCGGGTACGCAACGCGGTCCATAGACCGGAGCGCAGCAGGTTCTCACGCACCTGCTCGCCACTCAAGCTCTCCAGCTGCTCCTGCGGATACTGGGCGAAGGTCTCCTCCTCGTCGCCTTCCAGGTCGATGACCACCGACTGGAGGACACGCTGTGCACCCCGGTGGATGGCGCTGACGACCCCGGCCCCTGGCGCTGTGTATTGCACCCCCGGCGTCTTCTTGTCGCTGAACAGGACCTGGCCAAGCTTGACCCGATCACCGACCTGGACATTCATGGTTGGCTTCATGCCGTGATAGTCGAAGCCTATCACGGCCACACTGTGAACCGGTCTCGCAGCTTCTATGCGCTGCGTCGGCTCACCTGTTATGGGCAAATCGAGCCCCTGTTTGATTCTGAACATAGGTTTAAGACCTAACCCATTGATTTCAAGAACAATACAAGACTCAAAAGAACGCCAACGGGGGAACAATCAACGGCGGACCGCATGCTCCAACGCTGCACAGCTTCCGAATCCCGGCAAAAAATCCGCCCGATTATAAGGACGCCCTTGGATGATGGCCACCCAAGGACTTGTTTCTTTTACATTTTCTTGAAAGGAAATTTTTCCTGCTTATGCCTTTCCGCGGATGCAGAGCAGATGGAAAAACAGGATGCATAAAAAACAAAAACGGGAGCCGAAGGCTCCCGTTCTGCGATCGAGGCGAAAATCAGCAGGGGAAGGCAGGCGGATTGACTCCGGCCATGTCCTCCAGCACGCGCACAACCTGGCAGCTGTAGCCGAACTCGTTGTCGTACCAGACATAGAGCACGACACGGTTGTCGTTGCAGATGGTGGCTTCCGCATCCACCACGCCCGCATGGCGAGAGCCGACGAAATCGGTGGACACGACCTCGGACGAGTTGACGAAATCGATCTGCTTGTGCAGATCGGAGAACATGGCCACCTGACGCAGATATTCGTTGATCTCGTCGCGGCTGGTGGATTTCTCCAGGTTCAGGTTGAGGATTGCCATGGAGACGTTCGGCGTCGGCACGCGGATCGCGTTGCCGGTCAGCTTGCCTTTCAGCTCCGGCAGAGCCTTGGCCGCGGCAGTGGCCGCACCGGTCTCGGTGATCACCATGTTCAGCGGAGCGCTACGGCCACGACGGCTGCCCTTGTGGAAGTTGTCGATCAGGTTCTGGTCGTTGGTGTAGGAATGCACGGTCTCCACGTGACCATTGATGATGCCGAACTTGTCGTTCACCGCCTTCAGCACCGGCACGATGGCGTTGGTGGTGCAGGAAGCCGCGGAGATGATCTTGTCCTCGTCGGTGATGTCGCGATGGTTGATGCCATGCACGATGTTCTTCAGCGCCCCCTTGCCCGGAGCGGTCAGAACCACGCGGGCGGCGCCCGGGCACTTCAGGTGCTGGCCGAGGCCTTCGGCATCGCGCCACTTGCCGGTATTGTCCACTACGATGGCGTCCTGAATGCCGTATTTGGTGTAGTCGACGGAAGTCGGATCGTTGGAGTAGATCACCTGAATCAGGTTGCCGTTGGCAAGGATGGTGTTGCTTTCCTCGTCCACGGTGATGGTGCCTTCGAACGGACCGTGCACCGAGTCGCGGCGCAGTAGGCTGGCGCGCTTGGCCAGATCGTTGTCGGCGCCCTTGCGCACGACGATGGCGCGCAGGCGCAGGCCGTCGCCGCCGCCGGTCTTCTGGATCAGGATGCGCGCCAGCAGGCGACCGATGCGGCCAAAGCCGTACAGCACCACGTCGGTGCCCTTGTGCTGGATGCTGTTCTGCTTGCCGACGACCTCGGCCAGCTCATCGCGAACGAATTGCTCGACGGAGCGACCGGCGGCGCCTTCCTTGTACTTGGCGGCCATCTTGCCCAGGTCGACGGAGGCGGCACCGAGCTTCAGCTCGCTCATCGCCTTGAGGATCGGGAAGGTCTCGTGCACCGAGAGCTCGGCCTCGTCGGTCTGGCGATGGCGGGCGAAGCGATGGGCCTTGAGGATCGCGATGACGGAGCGGTTGATCAGGCTGCGGCCGAAGATCGAGGTCACCACGTTGTTGTTGCGGTAGAGCTGGCCAATCAGCGGGATCATCGCCTCTGCGAGCGCTTCACGGTCAATCCATTCACCAAGACACTGGTCGGGCTTCTGATTCACGGGCGACACCTTCTTACGTGTAGGGGCTAATAAAAATGACTACATTATGACCATGCCGGCACAGGCCGGCAATCAACAGCGGATGAAACACTGACAGCAAAGCACGCGGATAGTTACAATCGGCCGGATATCAATTTTTCCCCGGAGCCACGCCTCTTCGTGTCCGTACTGCGTCTTCCGAGCCTGCCGGCAGCCCCCGGCAAACAACACTGGGGCAACCTGCCGGGCACGGCACTCCCGCTGGCGATTGCCGAAGCCGCCAGTGCCGCCGCCAAGCGCTTTACCCTGCTTCTCACCGCCGACAGCCTGAGCGCCGAGCGCCTGGAACAGGAACTGCGCTTCTTTGCCCCCGGGCTCCCGGTACTGCAGTTTCCGGACTGGGAAACCCTGCCCTACGACCTTTTCTCGCCCCACCAGGACATCGTCTCGCAGCGCATCGCCAGCCTCTACCGCCTGCCGGAACTGAGCCACGGCGTGCTGGTGGTACCGATCACCACCGCCCTGCACCGCCTGGCGCCTAAGCCCTTCCTGCTGGGCAGCAGCCTGGTGCTGGACGTCGGCCAGCGGCTCGATGTGGAGCAGATGCGCCAGCGCCTGGAAGCGGCCGGCTACCGCTGCGTGGAGACCGTCTACGAACACGGCGAATTCGCCGTGCGCGGCGCACTGATCGACCTCTTTCCCATGGGCAGCGAGCGGCCCTACCGCATCGACCTGTTCGACGACGAAATCGAGACCCTGCGCACCTTCGACCCGGAGACCCAGCGCTCGATCGACAAGGTCGAGTCGATCCGCCTGCTGCCAGCCCGCGAATTCCCGCTGCGCAAGGAGGCGGTCGCCACCTTCCGCGCCCGCTTCCGCGAGCGCTTCGACGTCGACTTTCGCCGCTGCCCGATCTATCAGGACCTCGCCAGCGGTATCACCCCGGCCGGCATCGAGTACTACCTGCCGCTGTTCTTCGAGGAAACCGCCACCCTCTTCGACTACCTGCCGTCCACCACCCAGGTGTTCTCCCTGCCCGGCATCGAACAGGCCGCCGAGAACTTCTGGAGCGACGTGCGCAACCGCTACGAGGAGCGTCGCCTCGATCCGGAACGCCCGCTGCTGCCGCCCGCCGAGCTGTTCCTGCCGGTGGAGGACTGCTTCGCCCGGCTGAAGGACCGGCCGCGGGTGATCGTCTCGGCCGAAGAGATCGAACCCGGCGTCGGTCGCGAGCGCCTGCCCGCGCGCCACCTGCCGTCGCTGGCCTTGGATGCCAAGGCCAGCCAGCCACTGGCGGCCCTGGCCGACTTCCTCGGCGAGTTTCCCGGCCGCGTGCTGTTCACCGCTGAGTCGGCCGGGCGCCGCGAGGTGCTGCTGGAACTGCTCGCACGCCTGAACCTGCGCCCGCAGAACGTCGACGGCTGGCCGGGCTTTCTCGCCAGCGCGGAGCGCCTGGCCATCGCCATCGCCCCGCTGGACGATGGCTTGCTGCTCGAGCAGCCCGCTCTGGCGCTGGTCACGGAGAGCCTGCTGTTCGGCCAGCGGGTCATGCAGCGCCGGCGCCGGGAAAAGGTGCGCGAGGGCGGCGACAACGTCATCAAGCACCTCACCGAACTGCGAGAGGGCGCACCGGTGGTGCACATCGACCACGGCGTCGGCCGCTATCGCGGCCTGGTCACCCTGGAGGTCGAGGGCCAGGCCGCCGAGTTCCTCATGCTCGAATATGCCGAGGAAGCCAAGCTCTACGTGCCGGTGGCCAACCTGCACCTGATCGCCCGCTATACCGGCAGCGACGACGCCCTCGCCCCGCTGCACCGGCTGGGCTCGGAGCAATGGCAGAAGGCCAAGCGCAAGGCCGCCGAGCAGGTCCGCGACGTCGCCGCCGAGCTGCTCGACATCTATGCCCGCCGCGCCGCCCGCGCAGGCTTCGCCTTCAAGGACCCGGCCGCCGACTACGCAGC from Azotobacter salinestris carries:
- the mfd gene encoding transcription-repair coupling factor, with translation MSVLRLPSLPAAPGKQHWGNLPGTALPLAIAEAASAAAKRFTLLLTADSLSAERLEQELRFFAPGLPVLQFPDWETLPYDLFSPHQDIVSQRIASLYRLPELSHGVLVVPITTALHRLAPKPFLLGSSLVLDVGQRLDVEQMRQRLEAAGYRCVETVYEHGEFAVRGALIDLFPMGSERPYRIDLFDDEIETLRTFDPETQRSIDKVESIRLLPAREFPLRKEAVATFRARFRERFDVDFRRCPIYQDLASGITPAGIEYYLPLFFEETATLFDYLPSTTQVFSLPGIEQAAENFWSDVRNRYEERRLDPERPLLPPAELFLPVEDCFARLKDRPRVIVSAEEIEPGVGRERLPARHLPSLALDAKASQPLAALADFLGEFPGRVLFTAESAGRREVLLELLARLNLRPQNVDGWPGFLASAERLAIAIAPLDDGLLLEQPALALVTESLLFGQRVMQRRRREKVREGGDNVIKHLTELREGAPVVHIDHGVGRYRGLVTLEVEGQAAEFLMLEYAEEAKLYVPVANLHLIARYTGSDDALAPLHRLGSEQWQKAKRKAAEQVRDVAAELLDIYARRAARAGFAFKDPAADYAAFSASFPFEETPDQQAAIDAVRADMLAPRPMDRLVCGDVGFGKTEVAMRAAFIAVHSGRQAAVLVPTTLLAQQHYNSFRDRFADWPVKVEVMSRFKSAKDVEGAIAALAEGKIDIVIGTHKLLQDDVEFKNLGLVIIDEEHRFGVRQKEQLKALRSEVDILTLTATPIPRTLNMAVAGMRDLSIIATPPARRLSVRTFVMEQQNTLIREALLRELLRGGQVYYLHNEVKTIDKCARELAELVPEARIAIGHGQMRERELEQVMSDFYHKRFNVLVASTIIETGIDVPSANTIVIERADKFGLAQLHQLRGRVGRSHHQAYAYLLTPPRKQMTEDAQKRLEAIAGAQDLGAGFVLATHDLEIRGAGELLGEGQSGQIQAVGFTLYMEMLERAVKAIRKGEQPNLEQPLGGGPDINLRIPALIPEDYLPDVHARLILYKRIASAADAEELKELQVEMIDRFGLLPEPTKHLMRLTQLKLQAEQLGIAKIDAGPQGGRIEFAAHTCVDPLVLIKLIQSQPNRYKFEGATLLKFQIPMERPEERFNTLEALLERLTPPSA
- a CDS encoding Na(+)-translocating NADH-quinone reductase subunit A, with the protein product MFRIKQGLDLPITGEPTQRIEAARPVHSVAVIGFDYHGMKPTMNVQVGDRVKLGQVLFSDKKTPGVQYTAPGAGVVSAIHRGAQRVLQSVVIDLEGDEEETFAQYPQEQLESLSGEQVRENLLRSGLWTALRTRPFSRVPAVDSTPSSIFVTAIDTNPLAANPAVIIAEQAADFESGLKVLGNLAKVYLCKADRTALPGEQLTKVQAESFAGPHPAGLAGTHIHFLDPVSASKCVWTINYQDVIAVGKLFTSGRLWVERVVALGGPVVERPRLLRTRLGANLDELTAGELQPGYNRVVSGSLLGGRSAHGAFAYLGRYHLQVSCLKEGDEREMLHYLRAGTDKHSVLNVFVSKLMEEKRFAFSTTTNGSPRAMVPVGNYEAVMPLDILPTQLLRSLIVGDTEMAQKLGALELDEEDLALCSYVCAGKYEYGPILRDNLTRIEKEG
- a CDS encoding glyceraldehyde-3-phosphate dehydrogenase; amino-acid sequence: MNQKPDQCLGEWIDREALAEAMIPLIGQLYRNNNVVTSIFGRSLINRSVIAILKAHRFARHRQTDEAELSVHETFPILKAMSELKLGAASVDLGKMAAKYKEGAAGRSVEQFVRDELAEVVGKQNSIQHKGTDVVLYGFGRIGRLLARILIQKTGGGDGLRLRAIVVRKGADNDLAKRASLLRRDSVHGPFEGTITVDEESNTILANGNLIQVIYSNDPTSVDYTKYGIQDAIVVDNTGKWRDAEGLGQHLKCPGAARVVLTAPGKGALKNIVHGINHRDITDEDKIISAASCTTNAIVPVLKAVNDKFGIINGHVETVHSYTNDQNLIDNFHKGSRRGRSAPLNMVITETGAATAAAKALPELKGKLTGNAIRVPTPNVSMAILNLNLEKSTSRDEINEYLRQVAMFSDLHKQIDFVNSSEVVSTDFVGSRHAGVVDAEATICNDNRVVLYVWYDNEFGYSCQVVRVLEDMAGVNPPAFPC